A portion of the Nitrospira sp. genome contains these proteins:
- a CDS encoding thiol-disulfide oxidoreductase DCC family protein, which produces MTGKFDPESHEWARHEHVVVFDGVCNWCHAWVSLLIDHDPHETFKFGTLQSDQGQQILHRRQLPTEDFSTFLLLEEARVYTKSTAALRIVRHLPGFWPLFYLGILIPRPLRDALYDYVARHRYRWMGKTDACRVPSPNHRRRFV; this is translated from the coding sequence ATGACAGGCAAATTTGATCCGGAATCTCATGAATGGGCCAGGCACGAGCACGTCGTTGTGTTCGATGGTGTGTGCAATTGGTGCCATGCCTGGGTGAGTTTATTGATCGATCACGATCCCCACGAGACGTTCAAGTTCGGCACCCTTCAATCCGACCAGGGGCAACAGATTCTGCATAGACGGCAGCTTCCGACCGAAGACTTTTCCACCTTCCTCCTGCTGGAGGAGGCCCGCGTCTACACCAAATCCACGGCCGCGCTGAGAATTGTGCGGCACCTCCCTGGCTTCTGGCCCCTCTTCTATCTCGGCATCCTGATTCCACGCCCCCTGCGTGATGCGCTGTACGATTATGTTGCGCGTCATCGGTACCGGTGGATGGGCAAAACCGATGCATGTCGGGTCCCCTCCCCGAACCATCGCAGACGCTTCGTATAG
- a CDS encoding DUF3365 domain-containing protein: MKGTGFFTGLVVGIVATVLLSQGTMSVASKEAGTAPCLPADMVADYVHSVIQADREFYTTDIVERMQLRGIVFAAENWRETSRLPLPAQFLLESGRLVAQQRNGIRFRLISNWAINKTNRPATDFERAGLTEILINPDRPHTGVTTEGGRSVFQALYPDKALSQTCVSCHNAHPNSPKKDFKPHDVMGGILLTLPLPR, from the coding sequence ATGAAGGGTACAGGATTTTTCACCGGTCTCGTAGTCGGCATCGTGGCCACCGTTCTGTTGAGTCAGGGGACGATGAGTGTCGCGAGCAAGGAGGCGGGGACAGCCCCCTGTTTGCCGGCCGATATGGTCGCGGATTATGTGCATAGCGTGATCCAAGCCGATCGGGAGTTCTACACCACCGACATTGTGGAGCGGATGCAGTTGCGGGGAATCGTCTTTGCCGCAGAAAACTGGAGAGAGACCTCCAGGCTTCCCCTTCCTGCTCAGTTCTTGCTCGAATCGGGTCGGCTCGTTGCGCAGCAACGCAATGGCATTCGATTCCGGCTCATCAGCAATTGGGCGATCAATAAGACGAATCGTCCGGCCACCGACTTCGAGCGAGCCGGTCTGACCGAGATCCTGATCAATCCTGATCGTCCCCATACCGGTGTGACGACCGAGGGGGGCAGATCCGTCTTCCAGGCTCTCTACCCGGACAAGGCCCTGTCCCAGACCTGTGTGAGTTGCCACAACGCGCACCCCAACAGTCCAAAGAAAGATTTCAAGCCGCATGACGTGATGGGGGGAATCCTGCTGACCCTTCCGCTCCCCCGCTAA
- the gspG gene encoding type II secretion system major pseudopilin GspG produces MRWRHDLNSSGSRRTGTVTDSWGTQLNRLRSCGGFSFIEVMIVVVILAILATLLIPRVMGRTEDAKRAAAKAQISNIDSALQLYKLDNGNIPTTEQGLKALVERPASGPAAPNWKAGGYLPKVPVDPWGAPYKYTTPSTQGGEFEIISFGADGVPGGEGKNADIVSWDLDRN; encoded by the coding sequence ATGAGATGGCGTCACGATCTGAATAGTTCAGGCTCTCGTCGTACCGGGACGGTGACCGATTCTTGGGGCACTCAGCTCAATAGACTGAGATCCTGCGGAGGATTTTCCTTCATCGAGGTCATGATCGTCGTGGTGATCCTCGCGATCCTGGCGACGCTGTTGATTCCTCGCGTGATGGGGCGCACCGAAGATGCCAAACGAGCCGCGGCCAAGGCGCAAATTTCGAATATTGACAGTGCCCTTCAACTCTACAAGCTCGACAACGGCAATATTCCTACAACCGAGCAGGGCTTGAAGGCCCTGGTCGAGCGACCTGCGTCAGGTCCTGCTGCCCCAAACTGGAAGGCCGGCGGATATCTTCCCAAAGTGCCGGTCGATCCTTGGGGCGCTCCCTACAAGTACACGACTCCGTCCACACAGGGCGGCGAGTTTGAGATCATTTCCTTTGGGGCCGACGGGGTCCCGGGCGGTGAAGGGAAAAACGCCGACATTGTAAGTTGGGATCTCGATCGCAACTAA
- a CDS encoding HDOD domain-containing protein: MRRVVFVDDAPEILKHLQRTLAPMQGEWAMGFYPSATAALAAIRETPCDVVVSDMTMPGMDGAQFLGEVRTVCPQATRIVLSGDQSPANYLRSASVAHRFLQKPFDVATLKATIEKAEALRDVLANPALRSLANEIKTLPSLPSIYRELTKEMQAPQASLKKASRIVAKDLGMVTKILQLVNSAFFGLRTHVSDPEQAVALLGFDTIKSLVLSSQVFAQFDQAQLPSFSLDELWRHAMLAGTCARRIAKEAGSSQAVMDEAFTAALLHDVGVLVLVANKPDDYARVLDLMQMKQMPDWEAERQVFGADHAHVGAYLLGIWGLGDGIVEAVAYHHHPDDYKGSGFCAVTAVHVANAMAEAQALPGENTIEVPGLDQQYLVREQFQSQLTRWRELCIAA, encoded by the coding sequence ATGCGACGTGTGGTTTTTGTGGACGATGCGCCCGAGATCTTGAAGCATCTACAACGGACCTTGGCCCCGATGCAGGGTGAATGGGCGATGGGGTTCTACCCTTCCGCCACGGCCGCATTGGCCGCCATCCGTGAGACCCCCTGCGACGTGGTGGTGTCGGATATGACGATGCCGGGGATGGACGGCGCTCAATTTCTCGGCGAGGTGCGCACGGTCTGTCCACAGGCGACCCGCATCGTGTTGTCAGGCGACCAGAGCCCTGCCAATTATCTGCGGTCCGCGTCGGTCGCACATCGATTTCTTCAGAAGCCGTTCGACGTCGCCACGTTGAAAGCGACCATTGAGAAGGCGGAGGCATTGCGGGACGTGCTGGCTAATCCAGCGCTTCGCAGCCTGGCGAACGAAATCAAAACGCTGCCGAGTCTCCCGTCGATCTACCGGGAGTTGACGAAGGAGATGCAGGCTCCGCAGGCCTCGTTGAAAAAGGCCTCCCGCATTGTGGCCAAAGATCTCGGCATGGTCACGAAGATCCTGCAGCTGGTGAATTCCGCGTTCTTCGGCCTTCGCACCCATGTGTCCGATCCGGAGCAGGCGGTGGCGCTGCTCGGATTCGATACGATCAAGTCATTGGTGCTCTCCAGTCAGGTTTTCGCGCAGTTCGACCAGGCGCAGCTCCCGTCGTTTTCGTTGGATGAGTTATGGCGGCATGCGATGCTCGCCGGCACCTGCGCGCGACGAATTGCGAAGGAGGCCGGTTCGAGTCAAGCGGTGATGGACGAAGCCTTTACGGCCGCCTTGCTCCATGACGTCGGGGTATTGGTACTGGTGGCTAACAAACCCGACGACTACGCGCGAGTCCTGGATCTGATGCAGATGAAACAGATGCCTGATTGGGAAGCCGAGCGGCAGGTGTTCGGGGCCGATCATGCTCATGTCGGGGCCTATCTGCTTGGAATCTGGGGCCTGGGAGACGGCATCGTGGAAGCGGTGGCCTATCACCATCATCCTGACGACTACAAGGGATCCGGCTTTTGCGCCGTGACCGCCGTGCATGTGGCGAATGCTATGGCTGAAGCACAGGCCCTGCCAGGTGAGAACACGATCGAAGTCCCAGGTCTGGATCAGCAGTACCTGGTGCGCGAACAGTTTCAGTCTCAGCTCACACGATGGCGCGAACTCTGTATCGCGGCCTGA
- a CDS encoding rhodanese-like domain-containing protein produces the protein MNHLFTASIFVAIAMALSGPSPAIAQNFPPSVTQKIHAARKQVKTIGLEEYRKVVENPGEAFIIDVREPQEFAAGHVPGAVNIARGLVEFQIWKQVGFPANPDTNRPVYLQCQNGNRASLAAQSLAELGFTNTTAVVMSFDEWQQAGHPLVK, from the coding sequence ATGAACCACTTGTTCACGGCATCCATATTTGTCGCGATCGCAATGGCGCTGTCCGGTCCATCACCGGCGATCGCACAAAACTTTCCTCCGTCGGTCACACAAAAAATTCACGCGGCTCGGAAGCAAGTCAAAACGATCGGCCTGGAGGAGTATCGGAAAGTCGTGGAGAATCCTGGCGAGGCATTCATTATAGACGTACGCGAGCCCCAGGAGTTTGCGGCCGGACATGTGCCGGGGGCGGTCAACATTGCCCGTGGGCTTGTCGAATTTCAGATCTGGAAACAGGTCGGGTTTCCAGCCAACCCGGACACGAACAGACCTGTCTACCTGCAATGCCAAAACGGCAACCGCGCGTCCCTCGCGGCCCAGTCACTTGCGGAGTTGGGGTTCACCAATACCACGGCCGTCGTGATGAGCTTCGATGAGTGGCAACAGGCCGGCCATCCCCTGGTGAAGTAA